DNA sequence from the Neisseria mucosa genome:
GGCTGCCGGCAGCTACAATTACGGCATCACATACCGTAAAAACACAACCGACCACAACTACCGCAAGGGTTTGGATGTGCACGATGGCACAGGCATTGTCATTGAAAACAATGTGTTAACGGGTGACCGGCTATATGGTATTGTTGCCTACAACCGCCAGTTTTCTATGGATAAAGTCAAAATTACCGGCAATACCATTATCCAAGACCCAAGCTTCCGTTTGAATGTTGATGATGACTTGGGTAAGTACTACCACATGTATTCAGGGATTCAGGTACAAACCAATACCCAATACAGAGATTTGCACTCGGCTGACAAAGGCTATTTCGATATTAGCGATAATGTCATTAAAAATCTGACGGTTTATCAAAACAATATTCAGACTTACGCGATTGAGTTCCGTAACCATGAAAGCAAAATGGATTACACGCTCAATATGGCAAACAACAAGATCAGTGGTGAATCCACCAAATATCTGATTGCCGTCATCAACGATACCTACGACCGTGTTTTATCTAAAAACGGCATGGGCAGCGGTACCATTACCATCAGCGGCAATGATGCCGATATCGGCAAGATTATGAAAGGCGCGGTACCGGTTTATGTGGAAGAACACCATGGCAATGTCGCTATGCATGGTGCGGTGACAATTCACAACAACAAAATTTCCGTGCGTGAAGAATCTGCCGGCTATGTCGAATTTGCTTATTTGAAAAGTAATGCCAAAGAGTACAACATCACCAATAATACATTGAAACTTGGCGGTGATTTGAATGATGCTTTGATAGACGTACATAGTACCAACCCTAAGGGCAAAGCATCTTTAAATGTGGCCAACAACAAAATCCTGACGGACATTAAAGGCAAGTTGTATGATTCATGGCTGCGCTTTGAAAATGACATCAACACGTATTCTGAAGGCAATAGCCATAATGGCGCGGCACTGAAAAAAGTGAATACGACCGGCAGTAAAGTGACATTGAGCGATGTTCTTTCGGAAGCCAACCATATTGTCGAAACGACTAAAGAGACTGTGTATCACCATACTCAGAACGTGTATACATCAGGAGTGGAAGAACATCATACAACGACAGGGATTTTGTAAGCTGTTGAAGCCGTAATCTTTATGGTTTAAATATTGATAAATAAAAAAAGGCCGTCTGAAAATTTTCAGACGGCCTTTTCATCTAACTCACATTATTTAGCCAGTTCGGCACGCAGTTTGTGGGTTACGTTCATCATCACTTGGAGTTGTTCCAGAGTTTCTTTCCAGCCACGGGTTTTCAGACCGCAGTCCGGGTTCACCCACAGACGTTCAACCGGTACAACCTCGATGGCTTTACGCAACAGGTGCTCAACTTCAGCTTCAGTCGGTACGCGTGGGCTGTGGATGTCGTAAACACCCGGGCCGATGTCGTTCGGGTATTTGAATTCACCGAACGCGGTCAAGAGTTCCATGTCGGAACGTGAAGTCTCAATGGTAATCACGTCAGCATCCATAGCGGCGATGGCCGGCAAGATGTCGTTGAACTCGGAGTAACACATATGAGTGTGGATTTGAGTGCTGTCTTCGCAACCGGTAGAGGACAGGCGGAAAGATTCGCCGGCCCAGTTCAGGTAAGCATCCCAATCGGCACGTTTCAAAGGCAGACCTTCACGGATGGCAGGTTCGTCAATTTGGATGACTTTGATGCCGGCTTTTTCCAGATCCAATACTTCGTCGTTCAGAGCCAATGCGATTTGTTTGCACACGGTAGAGCGAGGAATATCATTGCGGACGAAAGACCATTGCAGAATGGTTACAGGGCCGGTCAACATGCCTTTCATTGGGCGTTTGGTCAGGCTTTGCGCGTAAGTAGACCAAGCAACAGTCATGGCTTCAGGACGGCTTACGTCACCGAAGATGATAGGTGGTTTAACGCAGCGTGAGCCGTAGCTTTGTACCCAGCCGTATTGGGTGAATGCAAAACCGCTCAACAATTCGCCGAAGTATTCAACCATGTCGTTACGCTCGGCTTCGCCGTGTACCAGTACGTCCAAGTCCAGTTTTTCTTGCTCTTCAACCACCAAGGCGATTTCTTTTTTCATCGCAGCTTCGTAATCGGCGGCAGACAGCTCGCCTTTTTTGAAGGCTGCACGTGCTTGGCGGATTTCGGTGGTTTGCGGGAAAGAACCGATGTTGGTAGTAGGCAGCAGAGGCAGGTTCAACCATGCTTGTTGCGCTTTGATACGGTCGGCAAACGGTGATTTGCGTTGGTCTGCGTTGGCAGGCAAATCGGCCAGGCGTTTGGCAACGTCTGCACGGTGGATTTCGCTGCTGTTGGCACGGGAGTCGGCGGCAGCTTGGCTGGCGGCCAGTTCTTCGGCAACAGAGTCGCGGCCTTCGTTCAATGCGGCTTTCAGAACGCGCAATTCTTGGGTTTTTTGCAGGGTGAATGCCAACCAAGAGTACAGGTCAGGTTTGTTGGCTTTCAGTTTTTCTTCAACTGACAAGTCAAATGGAGTGTGCAGCAGGGAGCAAGAGCTGGAAATCCACAAACGGTCGCCCAGTTTGGCTTGCAGAGGCTCGACAGTTTCCAAAACTTTGTTCAGGTTGGCGCGCCAAATATTGCGGCCGTCGATAACGCCGGCAGACAGAACTTTGTCGTAGTCGGCAAATGCGTCCAGTTGCTCAGGCGCGCGTACCAAGTCGATGTGCAGGCCGTCAACAGGCAGGGATTTCAGCAAGGCAGCGTGTTCGGCAACGGAACCGAAGTAAGTGCTCAACAGGATTTTGGCGTTTACTTTGCTCAAAGTGGCGTAAACGTCTTTGTAGGCTTCTACCCATTCTTTAGGCAGGTCGACAGCCAAAGCAGGCTCATCGATTTGAATCCATTCGGCACCGGCTTCAACCAAAGCGTTCAGGATTTCAACGTAAACAGGCAACAGTTTAGGCAACAGGCTCAGACGGTCGAATTCGACAGCGCCTTTTTCTTTACCTACCCACAGGAAAGTCAATGGGCCAACGATGGTCGGTTTGGCTTTCAGACCCAAAGCTTGGGCTTCTTGCAGTTGTTGAACGTAGTGTTTGGCGTTGGCTTTGAATTCGGTATCGGCGTGGAATTCAGGCACCAAGTAGTGGTAGTTGGTGTCGAACCATTTGGTCATTTCGATAGCGAATTGGTCTTTGTTACCACGCGCCAGTTGGAAGAATTGTTCCAAAGACAGGTTTTGGCTGTCGAAGCCGAAGCGGGCAGGGATGGCACCGGTGGCAACTTGCAGGTCGAGGATGTGGTCGTAGAAAGTGAAATCGCCTACGGCAACGTAATCAGCGTTGGCAGCAGCTTGGTGTTTCCAGTTTTTCTCGCGCAAGTCTTTAGCAACAGCCAGCAATTCTTGCTCGCTGATTTCTTTGCGCCAGTATTTTTCTTGTGCGAATTTCAATTCGCGGAAGGCACCGACGCGCGGGAAGCCTGAAAAATGCAATGTTGTCATGTTAACTCTCCTAGTTGGAATTTTGAATCAGGCCGGTATGGCCTGAATGTTCGATATTGTAAATCAGAATGGGGAGGCCGTCTGTTTTATTAACGCGGACGCACGCCCAAAATATGGCAGATGGCGTAAGTCAGTTCGCTGCGGTTGAGGGTGTAGAAGTGGAAGTCTTTGACACCTTCGCGCGAGAGGACTTTGACCATGTCGATGGCGATGCTGGCGGCAACAAGGTTGCGCGTGCCTTGGTCGTCATCCAAACCTTCGTACATCTTAGACAGCCAGCTTGGGATTTTGACGTTGGTCACTTGGGCCATTTTGGTCAATTGTTTGAAATTGGTTACGGGCAGGATGCCGGGAACGATTTCAACGTCGATGCCCATCATCACGCAACGGTCGCGGAAGCGCAGATAGCTTTCCACGTCGAAGAAGAATTGGGTAATAACGTTGTTTGCACCCGCATCGATTTTGCGTTTCAGATTGATCAAGTCGGCTTGTGCGGATTTGGCTTCCGGGTGCACCTCTGGATAGGCCGCTACGGAAATGTCAAAGTCGGCAACGGAGCGCAACAGTTTGACCAAATCTTCGGCATAGAAAGGTTTTTTCTCGTAGCCGGGCGGCTCGTCGCCACGCAGGGCGACAATGCGGCGGATACCGCTGTCCCAATAATCTTTGGCGATTTGGCGCAACTCGTCAGGGCTGGCGTCGATACCGGTCAGGTGGGGGGCGGCGTCAAGGCCGGTTTCTTGTTTGATGCGTTTGACGATACTGTGTGTGCGGTCGCGTTCGCCGGAGTTTGCGCCGTAGGTTACGGAAACGAATTTCGGATGCAAGGTTTGCAGGCGATGGATGGAATCCCACAGCATGGTTTCCATTTGTTCGTTTTTCGGCGGGAAAAATTCGAACGAAACGTTGATGTCGCCTTTCAAATCAGAAAGGCTGTTGTTTAAAGCAGCGATTTCTCGAGCGTGATTCATGGTTATGCACCTTCTGCATATCTTTTATTTGTTGTCAGACTGCATAATAAATTTGAGGTTGGTATGAGTCAATTTCGAAATTTTCCGAAATTGTATGAATAGATTTAATAAAGACCTCAGGCCGTCTGAAAAACAGCCTGAGGTCTTGTTTGATGAAAAGGGAAAAGGTTATTCCGCTTCATCTATCCAGGCTTGTTGCACGGCTTCGAGAATGCGCTCGCCGCAACGCGCCGGATCATCGTCAAATTCAGGCAGAGCCATAATCAAATCACGCAGTTGGGTAAAACGCACGGTTTTCGGGTCGATGCTGTCGCCGTGTAAATCGTAGAGTTCTTCGGCGATGCGTTGAGTATCTGTCCATTTCATGATGTGTTCCTTTATTGGGTTTCGACTATTGCCAATTATTTTAATCAAGAAGAAGTCGGACTGCCAGATTGTTTTACGGAAGAAGGGCAGATAAATGATGACGCTATTTTTTAACAAAATAGCATAGTTGCGTTAAAATACGGCAAGACACTTAAAACTCACGGCAATCTGCCGTTTTATACTTTCTATTCCGTTTTGAATGATTTGGTTTTCATGCAAAATTTACATTTCGCTATGCAACCAAATTTTTTGGAACGGCTCTTAAGACAATCCATCGCTTAAAAATAAAAGGAAAAAAGATGAATAACGCACTCAACGCCAAGCTGTCCAAACTGATTTACGCGCTCGCTTCCGATGATCCGGAGTATCTGTCCAAAGCAGGCGCATTCGACCGTTTGCTGTTGTTGGTTCGCGAATTTTATCGGATGCTGGACGAAACAGAAGGTTTGAAACAGCTGGTGTTCCGTCTGTATTACGGCAAACACTATGGCTTGATTAAACTGGATGCCGCTTCACCCAACGACGATGCAGGCGCATTGAGGTTGAAACGTTGGATGGTTTATTCGCGCATCGCAGAGCGTATCGAAAATTGCGGCAAGCATTTGTCGGTCGTGCTTGAAGATGCGGTGTTGGAAAATGGCGCGGACAAATCTCATTATATAGATGAAGCCAATGCCATCATCGCGCGTTTCGGTTTGGCAAGGGATGAGGCTGTACTTTCGGCCATCGAGGCAGAGGAGGCGTTGAAGGCAGAGGCCGAACTGCCGACAGTAAACAAATCTCAGAACGCTACTTCCCGTTATAACGGCAATCTGCATCAAATCAGAATGCAAGAGAAAATTGAAAATTACTCCGCTACGCAGAAGGTGGCCTCCATGCAAATTTCGCGTATGCGTTTTATTTTTCCTCATATCAAATAGTTTGCCGCATAAGCAACAGGCCGTCTGAAAACCATGAATTTGTGGTTTCAGACGGCCTTTTTCATTAAGCCTTGTTTTAATGGTCTTCACGTGCATGGTTGATCGTATATTTGGGAATTTCTACGACCAAATCTTCATCGGCAACAACTGCCTGACAGCTTAAGCGTGAATCGGCTTCCAAGCCCCATGCCTGGTCAAGCAGGTCTTCTTCCAGTTCGCTCGGTTCTTCCAAGCTGTCAAAACCTTTGCGGATGATGACGTGACAGGTTGTGCAGGCGCAGGATTTTTCACAGGCGTGATCGACTTCGATATCGTGGTCGAGCAGTACGTCAAGGACGGTTTGACCTTCTGGTGCATCTTCGATAACCGCGCCTTCGGGGCATAATGTCGCGTGTGGGAGTACGGTAATTTTTGGCATTTTTATTGTCTCGGTTGTTTAAGAGTGGTTGTGGTTAAAGTAGTTTCAGACGGCCTTGGGTATTCAATATTCAGGCCGTCTGAAAAATGGGTTTATAACATGATGCCTTTACTTTTTAAATTTTCCAGGCATTCGTCCAAGTAGGCATCATCATGTTCGGCATAAATCGGCGAAGTAGCTGTTTCAGCCGCGTGCGAATGGTATGGGGCAACGGTTTTGCCGCGATATAGCGGGTCTTTCCATAAAGCATCGGGTTTGTAACCGCGCTTTTCCATCTCTTCCATAATCAACGCGTGATACAGATAGAGTTTGTAGGGAGAATGGGTAAAAACGTAATTAACCGTCGCATGCGGTCTGCCCCAGCCCGCTCCGCGTAAAGCAGCGCATTCTCGGTGTTGCCCCAAAAGCTGGGCACGGGGGAGTAGGGGGATAAGGGTTTGGTGCCAGAGTCTCATTGTGATTCAAATAATTTTGAATATTCTGCGTAAGCTTTCTCTAAATTTTCTTTTGAGTAGGTAGTATAAATATGAAGACCTTCTTCAATTTCAGTAGTTAGCTTTGTTCCACTTTTCCCAAAGTATTCGTCTTTATAGAGACGGACTTTGGAATTTTTAGGTTTATGTGTATTTTTCGAAGAGATGAGATTTCTTAATATAGAAGGATTTTGTTGGTGCTTTTCTTTGATAAAGGAGATAAATGCACTTCTGTCTATTTCAAAAATTTTTTCTTGATGATGTTCTTCGACAGTTTTTTCAAAACCCAACTCTGCTATTTCATTTTTAGGAAATACAATTTCGCCTCTTAATGAGAGAAAAAGCCTTTTCACAAGATTTTCATCAATTGCAAAAAGCTCAGTTTCTCCTATTCGGCTTTCGCCGAAAATTTCATGAAGTAAGGTTTCTTTTTCTTTATAGTTGTCGGTTTTAATGGCTAGAATGCGCTCTAACCCAGCAACGTTTGCGTAGCCGTTGTTTTCCAAATGGCGCATTCTAATTTCAAAATTATTTTCGTCAGTAATACCAATTTTATATACACCTTTGATGACGGTTTTCATCAGATAGACAATGCCTGCTTTTTCCATTGTTGTCCTTTATTTTTATATTTCTGTAAGAGGATATCTTTTCAGACGGCCTTTTGATTCAAGGCCGTCTGAAACCATTTGCCGTCAAATATTATCAACGCTTTGCCCTGTCAACGCGCGTTGGATGTTACGGTTCATGCGTTTGGCGGCGAAGTTGTCGGTGCTGTGGCTGAGTTTGGCGACGGCGGTGCGGATGTCTTCGGCTTTGCCGTCTTTCAGATAGCCTTGCAAAGCGGCAATGTCTTGTTGAATCTGTTGCAATTCTTCGGCTTCCAATAAATCGCTGTCCAACTCAAGGGCGGCATTGACGGCGTCGGTCAGGCTTTCGGCTTCGACTACGGCTTCGGCGCGTGCGCGTGCGGCCATGTCTTCGGCGGCGTTGTTCATACTGTCTTTGAGCATTTGGGTAATGGTGCCGTCGTCCAAGCCGTAGGAAGGTTTGACTTCGATTTGCGCCTGTACGCCGGTGCTTTGTTCTTGTGCGGAAACGGACAGCAAGCCGTCGGCGTCAACTTGGAAGGTCACGCGGATACGCGCTGCGCCTGCGGCCATCGGCGGAATGCCGCGCAGGGTAAATTTGGCCAGGCTGCGGCAGTCGGAAACGAGTTCGCGCTCGCCTTGTACGACGTGTATCGTCATGGCAGTCTGACCGTCTTTGAAAGTAGTGAAGTCCTGCGCGCGCGCGGTAGGAATGGTGGAGTTGCGCGGGATGATTTTTTCGGCAAGGCCGCCGTAGGTCTCCAGGCCGAGTGATAAAGGTGTAACGTCCAGCAGCAGCCATTCGCCGTCGGTTTTGTTACCGGCAAGGACATTTGCCTGTATGGCGGCACCGAGTGCAACCACTTCGTCTGGGTTGAGGTTGTTCAACGGAGTTTGTCCAAAGAAGGTGGCGACCGCTTGTTGAACATGCAACATGCGGGTCGAGCCGCCGACCATAATCACGCCTTTAATGTCGGCTTTGGTCACGCCTGCGTCTTTCAAAGCCTGTTTGACGGGTTCGATGGTTTTTTGTACCAAATTTTGGGTCAGATTGTGAAACTCTTGGCGGGTAATGACAGTATGGACTTTATGGCCGTCTGAAAGTGTGGTTTCGATGACGGCTTCGGTTTGGGTAGTCAGTTTTTCTTTGGCGGTACGGACAAGGGAAAGCAGAAGTTGGCTGTCTTGTTCGTTGAGTTTGGAAAGGTCGTTTTGTTCGAGTAGGTGGCAGAACAAACGATGGTCGAAGTCGTCGCCGCCCAATGCGCTGTTGCCACCGGTGGCTTTGACTTCAAACAATCCTTTGGTCAGTTGCAATACGGATACGTCGAACGTACCGCCGCCCAAGTCGTAAACGACAAACGTGCCTTCCGAGGCGTTATCCAGTCCGTAGGCAATCGCGGCGGCGGTCGGCTCGTTGAGGAGGCGCAATACATTCAAGCCTGCCAAGCGCGCGGCATCTTTGGTGGCTTGACGTTGGGCATCGTCAAAATAAGCGGGTACGGTAATGACGGCACCAACCAAATCGCCGCCCAATGTTTCTTCGGCGCGCAATTTAAGGGCTTTGAGGATTTCTGCCGATACTTCGATAGGCGTTTTCGCACCTTGACGGGTGTTTAATTCGACCACGCGCTCATTGGGTGTAAATTGATAGGGCAGGTATTGCGCGTCTTGTGTGAGGTCGGTAAGGGTGCGGCCGATCAGGCGTTTGGCGGAGCTGACGGTATTTAGCGGATCGGTTTTTTGTGCGGAAAGGGCGTTTTTGCCGACTTCGACTCCGCCATCCAAATAACGGACAACCGAAGGCAGGGTGGTGCGGCCGTCTGAATCGGGCAGGCAGACTGCGCTGCCGCTGCGTACGGTGGCCACCAAGCTGTTGGTTGTGCCTAAATCAATGCCTACGGCGAGGCGGTGTTGATGGGGGGCAGCGGACATGCCGGGTTCGGAAATCTGCAAAAGAGCCATGATTGTGTGCCTTCTGATGCTGTATTTATTAGGATGGGGCAGATTTTAGCAGATTTTTGGCAGATAGTTGAGTGGTTTGCTAGGAAATAACCCTAAGGCCTAATGTTGTTAATGTTGTTTTTTAATTGAAAAGAAAGTGGATTTTGAATCCGGACTTGTATTTTTTAAGAAATGCGGATAAAATTCAGCCTCTTTGCCTTGCCTTTTACTTCGCATGGTGAAAGGCTGTTTTTAATCATCCATAAGGAGATAACATGCGTCATTACGAGATCGTGTTTATCGTTCATCCTGATCAAAGCGAGCAAGTGCCTGCTATGGTTGAGCGTTACAAAACCATGATTACTGAAGCCAGCGGTAAAATCCACCGTTTGGAAGACTGGGGCCGTCGTCAATTGGCTTACCCAATCAACAAAATCCACAAAGCACACTATGTTTTGATGAATATCGAAACTACTCCTGAAGTGGTTGAAGAGCTGGAAACTGCTTTCCGCTTCAATGATGCCGTACTGCGTCACCTGACCATCAAAACAAAACACGCTGTAACTGAAGCTTCCCCAATGCTGGGCGGCGAGAAAGCAAAAAACTTGCTGAACGGTGCAGCTGAAGAAGTTGCAGCAGCCGAATAAGATTGAACAATCTGATTAAGCTTACCGCCCGTATCTTACAGGTTCAGCCTTTGAGATATACGCCGGCAGGAATTCCTGTTTTAGATGTTGTGTTGCAACATGAATCTTGGCAGGAAGAAAACGGACAGAAATGTCTGGTTAAATTTGAAATTCCCGCGCGGATTTTAGGTAAGCAGGCTGAGGAATGGCAGTATCGGCAAGATGTCGTCATCGAGTCGGAAGGTTTTTTGGCGCAACGCAGCCAACGCTTCCCCAAGCCGGTACTACGCATACAGAACATTAAAGAATATAAAGGTTAAACGACAATGGCTCGTCAATCATTCAAACGTAGAAAATTCTGCCGCTTTACGGCTGAAAAAATCCAAGAAGTTGATTACAAACAAGTTGATTTGTTGAAAGACTTCATCTCTGAAAACGGCAAAATCATCCCTGCCCGCATTACTGGTACTAAAGCACACTACCAACGTCAGTTGGCTACTGCTGTGAAACGTGCCCGTTTCCTGGCTCTGTTGCCTTACACCGATCAACACAAATAATTTTGGAGTTTAAATCATGCAAATTATTCTGTTAGAAAAAATCGGCGGTCTGGGTAACTTGGGTGATATCGTTACCGTTAAAAACGGTTACGCACGCAACTTCCTGATCCCTGCCGGTAAAGCAAAACGTGCAACCGAAGCCAACATGAAAGAATTCGAAGCACGCCGCGCTGAATTGGAAGCCAAACAAGCTGAGATCTTGGCTGATGCTAAAGCACGTCAAGAAAAACTGGAAGGCCAAACCATTACTGTTGCTCAAAAAGCCGGTGTTGATGGTCGTCTGTTCGGTTCTGTTACCAATGCTGACATCGCTGAAGCGATTGTTGCTGCCGGTATCCAAGCTGCTAAAGCAAACGTACGTCTGCCTAACGGTCCTTTGAAAGCTGTTGGCGAATACGAAGTTGAAGTGGCTCTGCACACTGACGCTGTTGCTAAAATTACCGTTGCTGTTGTTGCAGCTGCTGAGTAATTGATTCATTCAAGGCCGTCTGAAAATCAAGGGTTTCCTTGAATTTCAGACGGCCTTGTTTATCTGCTTGAGCCGAAGTAAGTAAATATCGATTTGTCTATATTTTTTAAGTCTGTCTAGAAATATAGCGGAAGAGATGATGTATTGGCCGAATGTTCATTCGTGTTCGGGTTTGTCGTATTATTTAGTAAAGAGATTATTTATGAATAAAATCAAAATCTTTGGGATAGGTCTGACTGCTTTGGCTTTAGCTTCATGCGGCACTCCGCAAAAGCCTGCTGTTGATACGGCAAAACCTGTCGAACCTGTTTTCTCTGCAAAACGCCCTGTATTTGATGCAGCGGCTGAATCTGTTGCCAGCAGCGGTTTTAATGAAAACGTCAATGTTCAGCAGTTTATCCAATATGAAGTGAAAAACCGCCGTTTCAGTGCGGAAGAGTTGCGCAATTTCTTTAATGGCGTGGTGTATAAAGGCAACATTATTACCATTATGTACCGTCCAAGCACTTCGCGTCCTTGGTATGAATTCCGCACCGGTAACTCCGGTGCAGCCAAATTTAACGGTGGCAGACAATTCTATGCGGCAAACCGTGCTGTAATCGATGATGTGGCACGCAAATACGGCGTACCTGCCGAATTGATTGTGGCGATTCTCGGTATCGAAACCAATTACGGCAAAAATACGGGCAGCTTCCGCGTTGCCGATGCTTTGAGTACATTGGCCTTTGATTATCCCCGCCGTGCCGAATTTTTCCAAAACGAATTGAGCGAACTTTTGCTGATGGCAAAAGAAGAAAAAGAAAATATCTTTGACTTCAAAGGCAGCTATGCCGGCGCGATGGGTATGCCGCAATTTATGCCTTCCAGCTACCGTAAATGGGCGGTGGACTATGATGGTGACGGGCATCGCGATATTTGGAATAATGTCGGCGATGTGGCGGCTTCTGTCGCCAATTATATGAAACAGCATGGCTGGCAGACTGGCGGTAAGATGGTTGTGCCGGTCAGTCTGACGATTACGCCGCACTTGCAGGCGATTATCGATGAGAAAACTGCTTTGACACGCACTGTCGCAGATTTCAAAGCCTTGGGTGTCGTGCCTCAGGCTGCTGTTGCCGATAATGAAAAAGCTGTATTGTATGCTTTGGAAACCAGTCCGGGTGTATTTGAATACTATTTGGGCCTGAATAACTTCTACACCGTATGGCAATACAACCACAGCCGTATGTATGTAACAGCGGTACGCGATATTGCGAATGCAATCAATAACAATGGCCTGTAAGCCATAAGAAAACCACCCTTCGGGGTGGTTTTTAGATATTGAGGATTTGTAAGGGAGTTAAGCCATCAGTCTGATTTTCATGGCGTAACGTTTTTTACTGTGCCCTGAAACAAATTGTCCGCCTCGGGCAGGGGATAAAAATGCATTGCCTTCTGCGGTTGGCTCTGCACAAGTATATTGGCCGTTTCGATCGCTCCAGAGTGCGTACACAGGCAGATTGTAGGTGCGGATATCCAGTTTCAAGCCGTCAAATGCAACGTGTGCATCTTGGTTGGAGGAAACAAATTCGGTATGGGAGATATAGTCGGCATCGTATGGCGCGCCGTTGAAATCAAATTGTGTACCTGCGGCGGTAAAGTAGGGGTGGAATCCTGGAGAAGTGCGGACGGGCGATTCGCCGTAATTGCAGACGGTCAGGATGGCGATGGCTTCATTTTCGTTAGGCAGGCTGTAATCGAGCAACCATTCGACGTGTTCATAGCCTTTTTCTGTGCTGATTAATTTCAAGCCGATATCTGATTCATTTTGATGGCGGATTTTCCAGTCTGAGGTTCTGCCGAAACCATGTTGGGCCAGATGATTTTTGCTGTCAGGTCCGAATTGGGGTAGGCATACGTGCATGCCGCCGCGTAATTTTGTGTCATCGCCGACTTGAACGCTGGTTTTCGGAAATAAGACTTCCCGTCCTTTTAGAATCAGGGAATCAATATATCCGCCCATTGTGTTGACTTGCATGGTGGCTGATTGGTTGCGTAGTATGATTTCAGACATAATAATTTGAGCTTCAAATTGTTTATCATTTGTGTAGCATTCTAACATTGCAGTAATATGCTGTCGCCGTTGGCTTGATAGAAAATCCTTAATAAAAATCAAAAAAATGCTAGAATATATGCCATTTTCTGAGGCTGTCTGAAAAGCGGAGAATTCTTTTCAGACGGCCTTCCGAT
Encoded proteins:
- the fdx gene encoding ISC system 2Fe-2S type ferredoxin translates to MPKITVLPHATLCPEGAVIEDAPEGQTVLDVLLDHDIEVDHACEKSCACTTCHVIIRKGFDSLEEPSELEEDLLDQAWGLEADSRLSCQAVVADEDLVVEIPKYTINHAREDH
- the iscX gene encoding Fe-S cluster assembly protein IscX gives rise to the protein MKWTDTQRIAEELYDLHGDSIDPKTVRFTQLRDLIMALPEFDDDPARCGERILEAVQQAWIDEAE
- the priB gene encoding primosomal replication protein N, encoding MRLNNLIKLTARILQVQPLRYTPAGIPVLDVVLQHESWQEENGQKCLVKFEIPARILGKQAEEWQYRQDVVIESEGFLAQRSQRFPKPVLRIQNIKEYKG
- the rpsF gene encoding 30S ribosomal protein S6, which codes for MRHYEIVFIVHPDQSEQVPAMVERYKTMITEASGKIHRLEDWGRRQLAYPINKIHKAHYVLMNIETTPEVVEELETAFRFNDAVLRHLTIKTKHAVTEASPMLGGEKAKNLLNGAAEEVAAAE
- the metF gene encoding methylenetetrahydrofolate reductase; its protein translation is MNHAREIAALNNSLSDLKGDINVSFEFFPPKNEQMETMLWDSIHRLQTLHPKFVSVTYGANSGERDRTHSIVKRIKQETGLDAAPHLTGIDASPDELRQIAKDYWDSGIRRIVALRGDEPPGYEKKPFYAEDLVKLLRSVADFDISVAAYPEVHPEAKSAQADLINLKRKIDAGANNVITQFFFDVESYLRFRDRCVMMGIDVEIVPGILPVTNFKQLTKMAQVTNVKIPSWLSKMYEGLDDDQGTRNLVAASIAIDMVKVLSREGVKDFHFYTLNRSELTYAICHILGVRPR
- a CDS encoding TIGR02328 family protein; protein product: MRLWHQTLIPLLPRAQLLGQHRECAALRGAGWGRPHATVNYVFTHSPYKLYLYHALIMEEMEKRGYKPDALWKDPLYRGKTVAPYHSHAAETATSPIYAEHDDAYLDECLENLKSKGIML
- a CDS encoding GIY-YIG nuclease family protein, with the translated sequence MEKAGIVYLMKTVIKGVYKIGITDENNFEIRMRHLENNGYANVAGLERILAIKTDNYKEKETLLHEIFGESRIGETELFAIDENLVKRLFLSLRGEIVFPKNEIAELGFEKTVEEHHQEKIFEIDRSAFISFIKEKHQQNPSILRNLISSKNTHKPKNSKVRLYKDEYFGKSGTKLTTEIEEGLHIYTTYSKENLEKAYAEYSKLFESQ
- the metE gene encoding 5-methyltetrahydropteroyltriglutamate--homocysteine S-methyltransferase, encoding MTTLHFSGFPRVGAFRELKFAQEKYWRKEISEQELLAVAKDLREKNWKHQAAANADYVAVGDFTFYDHILDLQVATGAIPARFGFDSQNLSLEQFFQLARGNKDQFAIEMTKWFDTNYHYLVPEFHADTEFKANAKHYVQQLQEAQALGLKAKPTIVGPLTFLWVGKEKGAVEFDRLSLLPKLLPVYVEILNALVEAGAEWIQIDEPALAVDLPKEWVEAYKDVYATLSKVNAKILLSTYFGSVAEHAALLKSLPVDGLHIDLVRAPEQLDAFADYDKVLSAGVIDGRNIWRANLNKVLETVEPLQAKLGDRLWISSSCSLLHTPFDLSVEEKLKANKPDLYSWLAFTLQKTQELRVLKAALNEGRDSVAEELAASQAAADSRANSSEIHRADVAKRLADLPANADQRKSPFADRIKAQQAWLNLPLLPTTNIGSFPQTTEIRQARAAFKKGELSAADYEAAMKKEIALVVEEQEKLDLDVLVHGEAERNDMVEYFGELLSGFAFTQYGWVQSYGSRCVKPPIIFGDVSRPEAMTVAWSTYAQSLTKRPMKGMLTGPVTILQWSFVRNDIPRSTVCKQIALALNDEVLDLEKAGIKVIQIDEPAIREGLPLKRADWDAYLNWAGESFRLSSTGCEDSTQIHTHMCYSEFNDILPAIAAMDADVITIETSRSDMELLTAFGEFKYPNDIGPGVYDIHSPRVPTEAEVEHLLRKAIEVVPVERLWVNPDCGLKTRGWKETLEQLQVMMNVTHKLRAELAK
- the hscA gene encoding Fe-S protein assembly chaperone HscA — translated: MALLQISEPGMSAAPHQHRLAVGIDLGTTNSLVATVRSGSAVCLPDSDGRTTLPSVVRYLDGGVEVGKNALSAQKTDPLNTVSSAKRLIGRTLTDLTQDAQYLPYQFTPNERVVELNTRQGAKTPIEVSAEILKALKLRAEETLGGDLVGAVITVPAYFDDAQRQATKDAARLAGLNVLRLLNEPTAAAIAYGLDNASEGTFVVYDLGGGTFDVSVLQLTKGLFEVKATGGNSALGGDDFDHRLFCHLLEQNDLSKLNEQDSQLLLSLVRTAKEKLTTQTEAVIETTLSDGHKVHTVITRQEFHNLTQNLVQKTIEPVKQALKDAGVTKADIKGVIMVGGSTRMLHVQQAVATFFGQTPLNNLNPDEVVALGAAIQANVLAGNKTDGEWLLLDVTPLSLGLETYGGLAEKIIPRNSTIPTARAQDFTTFKDGQTAMTIHVVQGERELVSDCRSLAKFTLRGIPPMAAGAARIRVTFQVDADGLLSVSAQEQSTGVQAQIEVKPSYGLDDGTITQMLKDSMNNAAEDMAARARAEAVVEAESLTDAVNAALELDSDLLEAEELQQIQQDIAALQGYLKDGKAEDIRTAVAKLSHSTDNFAAKRMNRNIQRALTGQSVDNI